The following DNA comes from Tunturibacter gelidoferens.
TGTGCCTAGTCGCTATGCTAACCTTTGCGATTCCCAAAGACCTGAAACGCTTCCGGCAGATGAAATACGGTCGCGTTCTGCGCGGCCCTGTCATGCTAACGCCCGCCGACTTCAATAGAGCGGCAAAGGGAGATGGCATCGGTTTCAAAACGACAGAGTTGGGAAAGATGATGCGTATTCCAGAACGAAAGGAGGCACAGCACTTTCAGATTATGGGCGACACCGGTGTTGGAAAAACCCAGCTCATCATGCAAATTCTTCGACAGATCAGAGGCCGTGGTGACTCGGCCATCGTCTATGATCCGGCTTGCGAGTACATCCAGCGGTTCTACGATGAGGCGCGCGGCGACATCATTCTGAACCCGTTGGACGAGCGCTGCCCATATTGGGGTCCAGCGCAAGAGATGGCCACAAATGCTGAAGCCGATGCAATCGCGGCATCACTTTATCAGCCCACTACGGACAGCAAGGACGAGTTCTTTCATCAGACTCCGGCGCAGATTTTCGCTCACCTCCTAAAGAAAGGTCCGTCTCCGCATCAGCTTGCCGAATGGCTGGCAGATGGCACGACGCTGGAGAGGCTAGTAGCGGGTACGGAGATGAGCTTCTATATTGACCGCAAGGCCGGACCACAGCGAGCAGGCGTACTCGCCTCGCTCGGACTGGTAGCAAAATCCTTCCGCTTGTTGCCAGAGCGAGACCAAGCAAAACGGACGTGGAATGCCCGCACCTGGTCACAGGAGCGCAGAGGCTGGATCTTCATCACTTCGCGCCCGCCCGAGCGTGAAACGCTCCGCCCGCTCCACTCGCTTTGGATAGATTTGCTTGTTATGCGCCTGCTGAGCGCCCCACAGCCCGGACAGAAACAGGTCTGGTTTGTGATCGACGAGTTGGCCAGCCTCCAGAAGCTTCCCCAACTCCACACGGCAATCACCGAGAACCGTAAGAGCAAAAATCCGCTCGTTCTGGGCTTCCAAGGGAAAGCCCAGCTCGAAGTAATCTATGGCCATCTGGCCGAGGTCATGCTGTCCCAGCCCGCGACCAAAATATTCATGAAGACTGCCGAGCCAAAAGCAGCCGAGTGGATCTCTGAAGCGATAGGCAAAGTCGAAATCGAACGGCTCAAAGAGACTAAGTACGACGGCACCCGATCAGGACATAATTTCAGTCTTGATCGCCAGATTGAACCGCTTGTCATGGGGTCTGAGATTAGCGGACTGGACGACCGACATGCGTATTTGAAGCTGGGAAACAACGTCGCCCGCTTTGATTTTGACTACCTAGACCTGCCGACTCCGACGCCGGGATTCTTGCCACGGAAGTACGCGGACGGAGGGATGGGTTTTGATCCCGACACCTTAGAACCACGCCGCGCTGCATACCTGAACACTGAAGTAGAAGACGACGACGAGACGGCCGAAACCGAGCCAGAGAGCACGGCAACTCAGCCAACGGCGGACAGTTCCAGCGGCGCTCCGATCGCTCACGCGCTAAAACAGCGGCCTATCCCTTGGCCAAAGGAAAACGAATTTGAACCAGCCCGCGCCGACGAGAAGAACCGGCTCGCGCCTACCTCTACACTCGCGCCAGCAGCAGAAGCCGATACAACAAGCCAAGCTGAAACAGCCGAGCAGATCATGGTAGCCAACGGCACCCCTGAGTTGGAAGGCCCCGCCTTCGAGTTGAGGCCATAACGCCCATGCTCACTATTTCCAAAGCGCTTTCTTCGAGTCAGGCGCAAAGCTATCACAAGCTAGAGTTCACGTCTGACGCACAGAATTACTACAAGCAGGGCGATACGGTGAAAGGCGAGTGGCAAGGAAAGCTCGCCGCATCGCTTGGACTCAGCGGCGAAGTCTCGCCGTCGGAGTTCCACCGCCTCTCCGAAGGAATGCATCCACAGACTGAGGAGCAGATGGTCAAACACCGTCTCGCGCAGGAGTATACGAACGAGGACGGGACAACTACCAAGGCGGTCGAACATCGAGCCGGATGGGATGCAACCTTTTCAGCACCCAAATCCGTTTCGCTTACCGCCCTGGTCGGGGGTGATGAGCGCGTGCGAGATGCTCACCGTGCCGCCGTCGCAACTGCCTTGGACGAGCTGGAGCGTTACACACATGCGCGGATTGGCGGCAACAACCCCGCTGAGCAGACGGGTAAATTCATAGCTGCAAAGTTCGAGCATGATACAGCTCGCCCAGTGGACGGTTACGCTGCACCACAGCTCCACACTCACGCGGTCATTTTCAATGTGACGGAAAGGGCTGATGGTTCCACTCGTGCATTACAGGAGCGAGCTTTCTTTGAAAGCCAGCAGTATGCGACCGCCGTTTACCAATCAGCGCTCACCTATCAGCTCCGCAATCTCGGATATGAAATCGAGGCAGGGAAGAGCGGAGCACCCGAGATCAAAGGCTACTCCAGGGAATACCTTGATGCCTCAAGCCCCCGCTCTCAGCAAATCAAGGATCAATTGGAGAAAACAGGACACAGCGGCCCGGAGGCAGCGCAGATTGCAGCGCACTCCACCCGCGACCGCAAGCAAACGCTCACTCCCGAGGAAGTTCTTACGGCGCACAAAGACATGGCCGCTGATTTTGGCAACCAGCCGCAGAAGGTCGTCGCCGCCGCCCGCGAGCGGGCCGAGCAGCAGGAGCTTCGCCAGGAGAACAGCACGCAAGCGAAGGAGGCCATTACCTTCGCCCGCGAGAGCATCTTCGAGCGCGAGGCCGTAGCTGACGAGCGAGCCATACTTCGGGACGCGCTCCGTCGCGGTATGGGTGAGGCGACATACGGAGAGATTCGGTCCGAGTTCGACAGACGACGTGAGGCCGGAGACTTCCGATCAGTTCAAGGAGAGAAGTACAGCTCAGGGCGGAGCTTCACCACGCCCGAAACCATCGCCGCCGAACGTGCCAACGTGCGGCACGTCCTTGACGGCCGGAACACTGTCACGCCGATTATGGGTGCAGAGCAAGCCCGAGAGCAGGCCAACACCCGCGACTTCCTCAATGACTCCCAGCGGAAGGCTATCGAAGAAATTCTAAACTCTTCCGACCGAATCCACGGTTTGCAAGGACTGGCAGGAACCGGCAAAACGACGACGCTTGAGGTCATACGCGAGGGCGCAGAAAAGAACAGCTACACGGTCGAGGGCTTTGCCCCGTCCTCAAAGGCGGCAGGGCAGCTCCGCGAGGCCGGGATCGACGCTAACACGCTCCAGAGCTTCCTTGCGCGTGGGGAAAATCACCCAAGCGCCAATCCCGAAATCAAGCACCTTTACTTGCTCGATGAGTCCAGCCTTGCCAGCACCCGGCAGATGCGGGCGTTTCTGGACAAGCTCAATCCAGACGACCGTGTCTTAGTAATTGGAGACACGCGGCAGCATCAGGGTGTGGATGCGGGCAGACCCTTCCAACAGATGCAAGAGGCCGGGATGCAGACCTCGCATTTGGATAAAATCATGCGGCAAAAAGACCCGGAGCTGCTAAAGGCCGTCCAGCATCTCGCGAACAATGAGACGGAGAAGGGAATTGCGATGTTGGCCGAGCAAGGCCGCGTTTCGGAGATTACGAACGGCCAGGAACGTATCAACGCTATCGCAAAGGATTATGCTACGCGGCCCGAAAACACGATTATCGTGTCACCCGACAACAAGAGCCGCCAACAGATCAATGAAGCCGTGCGCGGCGAGCTGCTACAGCAGGGCACGCTGGCCGACGACGGCCAGAAGTTCAGCATCCTTGCTCACCGCTCCGATATGACTGGCGCAGACCGTACTTGGGCAGCGCGATATAACGTGGGCGAGGTACTGCAATACACCACTGGCAGTAAGGCCGAAGGCATTGAGCGCGATAGTTTCGCTACCGTTCGCTCTGTTGATGCACGCGCCAATACTCTTACCGTCGAGCTGGAAAATGGATCGAGCGTTACCTATGACCCGCGACGGCTCCGAGGAGTGAATGTCTTTCGAGAGACCGAGCGTGTGTTCGCAACCGGCGACCGCATCCAGTTCACCGCACCCAACAAAGACCTCGGGCTTGCGAACCGCGATCTTGGAACAGTCCTCGGCCTCGAGGACGAAAAAATGATCGTTCGACTCGACGGCAAAGCCAAGCGTACCGTCACATTCGACGCCGCGGAGTTCCGGCAATTCGATCACGGCTACGCCGTTACCTCTCACAGCTCTCAAGGTCTCACTGCGGGCCGAGTCATCGCAAACATTGATACAGAATCATCAAACAGCCTTATCAATACACGACTTGCGTATGTGGCCATCTCCCGCGCGTCAGAAGACGCTCGCATTTACACGAACAACGCGGAGACGCTAGGAGAGCGGCTTGCAACGGACATCAGCAAGACCGCCGCTCTCGATTTCAGACAACCGAGTTCCAGTGAACAGACCCGGCTAGCCGTTGAGGCATTCCGCAACAACGACCCAGCCACAGCGACCGAACTGCTACAGCAGCAGGGCAGGATTTACGAATACGCGAACCCAGATCATCGCCTAGCCGCCGTTGCCTTGGATTACGCAGCACAGCCGGATCGCGCCGTCATCGTCGTCGCCGATCCAGCCGATCGGCACGAACTTACCCAACTCATCCGCGACGATTTACACGCACAGGGCCGACTCGCCGAAAGCCGCTCAGTGTCGGTCTTGGTCGAACAGGAATTTGGCAATCCCCGTCTCGCTGCGAACTACTCGCCGGGAGATGAGATCCACTACAAGAAGGGAAGCCCGGAGGAGCATGGCATCATTCACAACAGCACGGCCACTGTTATAGCAGTCGATATTTCCAAGAATCTCCTCACTGTAGAAACACTCAGCGGTGAGCAGGCTTCTTACAATCCGGCGCTCCTAAAACAGCAGACGGGGCAGAGCACCGTCTACCGGGCCGAGGAGCGCGACCTAGCTGTAGGAGATCGCATCCAGTTCACCGTGCCCGACCGGGAAAACCGCATCCACTCCGGCGACTTGGCTACCGTCGAAAGGATCGGTGAGGACAACGCTCTTTCCGTTCGCCTGGACAACGGAAAGGACATTGAGCTTAGCCCCGAAAAGGCCCGCCACATCGAGCACGGCTACAGCGTGGAGACAGCGAAGTACGTCTCTGCAGACCGGGTTTTGATAACCGGCGAGAGCAGCCAACTCGCGGAACAGCAAGTCGCCCTCACGAAGCTGAATCCCAATATTCACGACCTCGCAATCTACACATCCGACAGGACAAATCTCTTGCAGAGAGACAACGGCATTGGTAAAGAACCAGAGCTTTCAAACGTGGCGCTTTCCAATGATTCGAGTCTCAGTAGCGGACCAGAACCGTCAGGCCCCTCAATTGAGCAAGAGGGCTTCGGAATTGGCCTATAGCACTAAAACCAGGGTTGAAAAAGCCAGAAAGCTTTTTACCCCTTTCTCATTTCTATAAACTTGAATAGCAAAAGGAGAGTGCCTTGAACCGTTCTTATGTAGCTCTAGCGATCTTGATTTGTCTAGCTGGCTGTAAATCTGAGCCGAAGCCCTCAATCGTTCAGC
Coding sequences within:
- a CDS encoding type IV secretion system DNA-binding domain-containing protein: MASQWGRKETIIWPPHAPIMSYSALAMALLCTLFFMWEHLNFSMSPLQQSYIMEYVSSQAGSAFNSHGNYRLVYLAGAKVKPRLALPVDLTDGKTALPSGESVPIGLSELAQAQGYSWFYRGPSQKLTDGAMHRWLRGAVYNDKGFFELFRVSMIESGVCLVAMLTFAIPKDLKRFRQMKYGRVLRGPVMLTPADFNRAAKGDGIGFKTTELGKMMRIPERKEAQHFQIMGDTGVGKTQLIMQILRQIRGRGDSAIVYDPACEYIQRFYDEARGDIILNPLDERCPYWGPAQEMATNAEADAIAASLYQPTTDSKDEFFHQTPAQIFAHLLKKGPSPHQLAEWLADGTTLERLVAGTEMSFYIDRKAGPQRAGVLASLGLVAKSFRLLPERDQAKRTWNARTWSQERRGWIFITSRPPERETLRPLHSLWIDLLVMRLLSAPQPGQKQVWFVIDELASLQKLPQLHTAITENRKSKNPLVLGFQGKAQLEVIYGHLAEVMLSQPATKIFMKTAEPKAAEWISEAIGKVEIERLKETKYDGTRSGHNFSLDRQIEPLVMGSEISGLDDRHAYLKLGNNVARFDFDYLDLPTPTPGFLPRKYADGGMGFDPDTLEPRRAAYLNTEVEDDDETAETEPESTATQPTADSSSGAPIAHALKQRPIPWPKENEFEPARADEKNRLAPTSTLAPAAEADTTSQAETAEQIMVANGTPELEGPAFELRP
- the mobF gene encoding MobF family relaxase; its protein translation is MLTISKALSSSQAQSYHKLEFTSDAQNYYKQGDTVKGEWQGKLAASLGLSGEVSPSEFHRLSEGMHPQTEEQMVKHRLAQEYTNEDGTTTKAVEHRAGWDATFSAPKSVSLTALVGGDERVRDAHRAAVATALDELERYTHARIGGNNPAEQTGKFIAAKFEHDTARPVDGYAAPQLHTHAVIFNVTERADGSTRALQERAFFESQQYATAVYQSALTYQLRNLGYEIEAGKSGAPEIKGYSREYLDASSPRSQQIKDQLEKTGHSGPEAAQIAAHSTRDRKQTLTPEEVLTAHKDMAADFGNQPQKVVAAARERAEQQELRQENSTQAKEAITFARESIFEREAVADERAILRDALRRGMGEATYGEIRSEFDRRREAGDFRSVQGEKYSSGRSFTTPETIAAERANVRHVLDGRNTVTPIMGAEQAREQANTRDFLNDSQRKAIEEILNSSDRIHGLQGLAGTGKTTTLEVIREGAEKNSYTVEGFAPSSKAAGQLREAGIDANTLQSFLARGENHPSANPEIKHLYLLDESSLASTRQMRAFLDKLNPDDRVLVIGDTRQHQGVDAGRPFQQMQEAGMQTSHLDKIMRQKDPELLKAVQHLANNETEKGIAMLAEQGRVSEITNGQERINAIAKDYATRPENTIIVSPDNKSRQQINEAVRGELLQQGTLADDGQKFSILAHRSDMTGADRTWAARYNVGEVLQYTTGSKAEGIERDSFATVRSVDARANTLTVELENGSSVTYDPRRLRGVNVFRETERVFATGDRIQFTAPNKDLGLANRDLGTVLGLEDEKMIVRLDGKAKRTVTFDAAEFRQFDHGYAVTSHSSQGLTAGRVIANIDTESSNSLINTRLAYVAISRASEDARIYTNNAETLGERLATDISKTAALDFRQPSSSEQTRLAVEAFRNNDPATATELLQQQGRIYEYANPDHRLAAVALDYAAQPDRAVIVVADPADRHELTQLIRDDLHAQGRLAESRSVSVLVEQEFGNPRLAANYSPGDEIHYKKGSPEEHGIIHNSTATVIAVDISKNLLTVETLSGEQASYNPALLKQQTGQSTVYRAEERDLAVGDRIQFTVPDRENRIHSGDLATVERIGEDNALSVRLDNGKDIELSPEKARHIEHGYSVETAKYVSADRVLITGESSQLAEQQVALTKLNPNIHDLAIYTSDRTNLLQRDNGIGKEPELSNVALSNDSSLSSGPEPSGPSIEQEGFGIGL